A stretch of Lathyrus oleraceus cultivar Zhongwan6 chromosome 6, CAAS_Psat_ZW6_1.0, whole genome shotgun sequence DNA encodes these proteins:
- the LOC127095824 gene encoding serine/threonine-protein phosphatase 4 regulatory subunit 2, protein MAQNMGAMEALLKSMYMQQNPHLSEEEVDDKMREALHNDNIPTPRSSTSTYALTHQKFYKLLIKLMVKNKDDPQDEQDDDLQYDQDDDDLQYDQDDDDLQYDQDDNDLQYDNFQDDDSHEPQHNEYDKDRH, encoded by the exons ATGGCGCAAAATATGGGAGCAATGGAGGCACTTTTGAAAAGCATGTATATGCAACAAAATCCACATTTAAGTGAAGAGGAAGTAGATGATAAGATGAGAGAAGCTTTGCACAATGATAATATTCCAACACCACGCTCATCGACATCAACATATGCTCTTACTCATCAAAAG TTTTATAAGTTACTCATTAAGTTA ATG GTTAAAAATAAAGATGATCCTCAAGATGAACAAGATGATGATCTTCAATATGATCAAGATGATGATGATCTTCAATATGATCAAGATGATGATGATCTTCAATATGATCAAGATGATAATGATCTTCAATATGATAATTTTCAAGATGATGATTCTCATGAACCTCAACACAATGAATATGATAAAGACCGCCATTGA